A genomic segment from Helicobacter sp. 12S02232-10 encodes:
- a CDS encoding terminase gpA endonuclease subunit: MSSPLKSAFANAIFIKPHLSLSEWSNTYRVLSQESSANFGRFEALSYQMEPMNMISNPDIQEVVLMWGSQLGKSEILNNTIGYYIHQDPSSILFLLPSEDMAEDYSKRRLAPMFRDCKELGNLIYARESNNTILIKNFKGGNLALVGSNSPSKLASKPIKVLIVDEVDRCENTKEGHSIDLAQKRTNTYYDRKIIKVSTPTIKNNSVIEREFEGSDKRYYYVPCPECGYKQILLFENIKWEQDEKGDHDLESVRYACAECGSLWSEQQKNQAVTKGEWRATQKGRKKVGFFLNGLYSPFLPLKDIVKDFLESKEDIHKFQVFTNTIKTETFEPPSIKFEENELYARREDYTPTTLPNQILFITCGIDVQNDRLEMEFKGWAEGFESWGVEYLVLQGNPKLPKVWEDAYIAVNRVFSKANGEKLRVMCVAVDSGDGNTKNMAYNFVRMGNGRFIATKGASEEMTKKEFMNDPKKTEGILLYSVGTYKGKAEIFKLLQTKMYGAGYMHWNKSYTMEYFYQLTSEKLVKTKNARGYYTYRWESEGRRNEALDISVLNLLCAKLLRLDDYTFQMGLRRAKKTS; this comes from the coding sequence ATGTCCTCCCCTCTTAAATCTGCCTTTGCTAACGCAATCTTTATCAAACCCCACCTCTCACTCTCAGAGTGGAGTAACACTTATCGGGTCTTATCTCAAGAATCTTCTGCAAATTTTGGGAGATTTGAAGCTTTAAGCTATCAGATGGAGCCAATGAATATGATTTCTAACCCTGATATCCAAGAAGTTGTGCTAATGTGGGGTTCTCAACTAGGAAAGTCTGAAATCTTGAATAACACAATCGGTTACTACATCCACCAAGACCCCAGCTCCATTCTCTTCCTTTTACCCTCAGAAGATATGGCAGAAGATTACTCTAAAAGAAGACTAGCTCCGATGTTTCGAGACTGCAAGGAGTTAGGCAATCTCATTTATGCAAGGGAATCCAATAACACGATTTTAATTAAGAACTTCAAAGGGGGTAACCTTGCTCTAGTTGGAAGCAACTCCCCCTCTAAGCTCGCAAGTAAGCCCATTAAAGTATTAATCGTTGATGAGGTCGATCGTTGTGAGAATACCAAAGAGGGACATAGCATTGATTTAGCACAAAAGAGAACTAACACTTATTATGACCGAAAAATCATTAAGGTTTCCACTCCCACCATCAAAAATAATAGTGTGATTGAGAGAGAATTTGAAGGAAGCGATAAACGTTACTACTATGTGCCTTGTCCTGAATGTGGTTACAAACAAATTCTTCTCTTTGAAAATATCAAATGGGAGCAAGACGAAAAGGGAGACCATGACTTAGAGAGTGTGCGGTATGCTTGTGCTGAATGCGGGAGCTTATGGAGTGAGCAACAAAAGAATCAAGCAGTTACTAAGGGGGAGTGGCGTGCCACTCAAAAAGGCAGAAAGAAAGTCGGATTTTTTCTAAATGGTCTCTATTCGCCCTTTCTGCCTCTTAAAGATATCGTTAAGGACTTCTTGGAGTCTAAAGAAGATATCCATAAATTCCAAGTCTTTACAAATACGATTAAAACAGAGACCTTTGAACCCCCTAGTATTAAATTTGAAGAGAACGAACTTTATGCAAGAAGAGAAGACTATACCCCAACCACACTGCCAAATCAAATCCTCTTTATTACCTGTGGCATTGATGTGCAAAATGACCGATTAGAGATGGAATTCAAAGGATGGGCAGAAGGATTTGAATCTTGGGGAGTGGAGTATCTTGTTTTACAAGGGAATCCTAAACTTCCTAAGGTATGGGAAGATGCTTATATTGCTGTGAATCGAGTGTTTTCTAAGGCAAACGGAGAAAAGTTAAGAGTGATGTGCGTGGCTGTGGATAGTGGTGATGGCAATACCAAGAATATGGCGTATAATTTTGTCAGAATGGGGAATGGAAGATTCATTGCCACTAAAGGGGCAAGTGAGGAGATGACTAAAAAAGAATTTATGAATGATCCTAAGAAGACAGAGGGAATATTGCTTTATTCTGTCGGGACTTATAAAGGCAAGGCAGAAATCTTTAAACTGCTTCAAACAAAAATGTATGGAGCCGGGTATATGCATTGGAATAAAAGCTATACGATGGAGTATTTTTACCAGCTCACCAGTGAAAAATTAGTCAAAACCAAGAATGCAAGGGGTTATTACACCTATCGGTGGGAATCAGAGGGGAGAAGAAATGAAGCATTGGATATTAGCGTTTTAAACCTCTTGTGTGCGAAACTTTTAAGATTAGATGATTATACTTTTCAGATGGGACTTAGGCGAGCTAAAAAAACGAGTTAA
- a CDS encoding type II toxin-antitoxin system RelE/ParE family toxin: protein MPKMQVIKTARFKSELQKIVAFIAVYNPQNAIKFKDDLLQKLFKIPDMPYSHRQSELFNQENIREFIFKGYVVIYRITENIELLGIYRDNIWNS, encoded by the coding sequence ATGCCAAAAATGCAAGTCATTAAAACAGCAAGATTTAAATCTGAATTGCAAAAAATCGTGGCTTTTATAGCAGTTTATAATCCGCAAAACGCTATAAAATTCAAAGATGATTTACTTCAAAAGCTCTTTAAAATCCCAGATATGCCATACTCACACCGCCAAAGCGAGTTATTTAATCAAGAAAATATCAGGGAATTTATATTTAAGGGTTATGTTGTTATTTATAGAATCACAGAAAACATAGAACTTTTAGGTATCTATAGAGATAATATCTGGAATTCCTAA
- a CDS encoding DUF1353 domain-containing protein — protein MSSFTTPLKGEILDNGNLLIKEEFDYYREENNDEVIKVPRGFESDFASVPFLFRILVSPIGRHSKPAVLHDYLCELYHKGLVNRDYCDKVFNEAMKVKKVSPYHRIVLYGGVRTYAYWLKLKQWVLKWK, from the coding sequence ATGAGTAGCTTTACCACGCCACTAAAAGGCGAAATTCTAGACAACGGCAATCTTTTAATCAAAGAAGAGTTTGATTATTATAGAGAAGAGAATAACGATGAGGTGATTAAAGTCCCAAGAGGATTTGAATCAGACTTTGCAAGTGTTCCCTTTCTTTTTAGAATTCTAGTGAGTCCCATTGGAAGACATTCTAAGCCTGCAGTCCTGCACGATTATCTGTGCGAACTCTATCATAAAGGACTAGTGAATCGGGATTATTGTGATAAGGTTTTTAATGAGGCAATGAAAGTTAAAAAGGTCAGTCCTTATCATCGAATTGTGTTATATGGAGGTGTAAGGACATATGCGTATTGGTTAAAACTCAAGCAGTGGGTTTTAAAATGGAAGTAA
- a CDS encoding GPW/gp25 family protein, with amino-acid sequence MNQTINTQNNNNYKLSINENLNRIFKTKKYSIPLNPNFGLSYDWIDKPLTPETRLAITEEVQEQIRLYEPRLNIQNIAVGFEDSKLIISINSDYQVVL; translated from the coding sequence ATGAATCAAACAATCAACACACAAAACAATAATAACTATAAACTCTCGATTAATGAGAATCTAAATCGAATCTTTAAAACTAAAAAATACTCCATTCCATTAAATCCTAACTTTGGGCTTTCTTATGATTGGATAGATAAACCACTCACACCTGAAACAAGATTAGCCATCACAGAAGAGGTTCAAGAACAAATCAGACTCTATGAGCCAAGACTTAATATTCAAAATATTGCAGTTGGATTTGAAGATTCTAAACTCATAATTTCTATCAATTCAGACTATCAGGTTGTCCTATGA
- a CDS encoding phage baseplate assembly protein V: MFGEVSIYIAPITQVQGNQVKVDIVGTKTDFMTYLSTNNPFKSQFIPPQVGENALIFHFKESDLFLCMGSIPKPNPELSANKEVITYKDGTTLSYDSGSHTLEIQSKANITINCKQAQIQSDDVKIECKSADIKADSINLGDTGGGGVITTQSICPFTGSPHTQGSNKVKAIL; the protein is encoded by the coding sequence ATGTTTGGAGAAGTCTCTATCTACATTGCACCCATTACCCAAGTGCAAGGCAATCAGGTTAAAGTGGATATCGTTGGAACTAAAACCGATTTTATGACTTATTTAAGCACAAATAATCCTTTTAAATCTCAATTCATTCCTCCCCAAGTTGGTGAAAACGCTTTAATTTTTCATTTTAAAGAGTCGGATTTATTCTTGTGTATGGGTTCCATTCCAAAACCCAATCCTGAGTTATCTGCAAATAAAGAAGTTATCACCTACAAAGATGGCACCACCCTTAGCTATGACTCTGGCTCCCATACATTAGAAATCCAATCAAAGGCTAATATCACAATTAACTGCAAGCAAGCCCAAATTCAAAGCGATGATGTGAAGATTGAATGCAAGAGTGCAGATATTAAAGCAGACTCTATCAATCTGGGAGATACAGGTGGAGGTGGGGTGATTACAACCCAAAGCATCTGTCCTTTCACAGGGTCTCCCCATACTCAAGGCTCAAATAAAGTAAAGGCAATATTATGA
- a CDS encoding type II toxin-antitoxin system RelE/ParE family toxin, whose protein sequence is MWVIETLNEKVDKEIEKLPPKIRARFLKIIGLLEIGGNLVKEPHVKSFGDGLFEIRVKSEEGIARAFFTYEKDKVIIIFQVFIKKDQKTPKNRVRKSKKDFKTNKGVKMNFEKLKQESMKDPVFKAEWDRLTPYYNLQQQLIEARIKARLTQEEIAQKMKVSQSVVSNFERKELDYRISTLIKYAEACGKKLEINFVDK, encoded by the coding sequence TTGTGGGTTATTGAAACTTTAAATGAAAAAGTTGATAAAGAAATTGAAAAGCTTCCTCCTAAAATTAGGGCTAGATTTTTAAAGATTATCGGCTTATTAGAAATTGGAGGCAATTTAGTTAAAGAGCCACATGTTAAATCGTTTGGAGATGGACTTTTTGAAATCAGGGTTAAAAGCGAGGAGGGAATTGCTAGAGCATTCTTTACTTATGAAAAGGATAAGGTTATTATCATTTTTCAAGTTTTTATCAAAAAAGACCAAAAGACCCCAAAGAATAGAGTTAGAAAAAGCAAAAAAGATTTTAAAACGAATAAAGGAGTCAAAATGAATTTTGAAAAGTTAAAGCAAGAATCAATGAAAGACCCAGTATTTAAAGCTGAATGGGATAGATTGACGCCTTATTATAATTTACAACAACAACTTATCGAAGCTAGAATCAAAGCAAGGCTTACACAAGAAGAAATTGCCCAAAAGATGAAGGTAAGTCAAAGCGTCGTATCTAATTTTGAACGAAAAGAACTTGATTATCGCATTTCAACTTTAATCAAATATGCCGAAGCCTGTGGCAAGAAGCTTGAGATTAATTTTGTAGATAAGTGA